The DNA region ttttaatttctgattCCAATAttacattatcaaaaaaatgcaattttagatttttttaattctagaaTGTTTggtattacgattttttttgttattttctattttttcggttttattttattttaactttaaattctttaattttgggatctgagttttttaaatttcgtattttgacttttgaatatttttatcttttaattTCGCGCGTTCCTTCCGATTTCCGTACATATATATATTATAATGAAACTTTGAAGACATGTAATCCTACGCTTATgtgagccatttttgtgtatatggagccagttttactcgataatgacatttgagaagggcttttatgtaaaattgtctggagaatcgactctcttgttaggttttgaaaattttgttgtttagagcattaaaaaaacagtttcagtaaatgatttttgcatttttttaggtgaattgctccatcctgcattgtTCGtgggtctttttgtaacatcttaggctattttcacaaaaaaaaaaatgaacgaaaaaaatcgtgggctcgccgtaaaatttaactattaaactttaaaatcaaaaatctcataaaagttgagtgttattttctttcagtgtattttttcggaaagcccgtcatatttcctacaagtttgtttttgaccactttttgatacgatgcaacggctttgagatacagcaatatctaaattacgaaatacaaaaatatttaaaacacttacgcccttctcaaatgtcattatcgagtgtaacaggctccattcaaacaaaaatggcctaggataacatgtctacaaaatttcattaaaatcggagagagtcgagtaaaaagtacctaaaaaattccagTTTTGAGCTGAAATTGCTCTACAGTTAAGAGCTTGTTTGAATTCAGTTTTTTCTACAAATAAAATGAGTTTAATTGGATATTCAGGATTTTTGATACGTCGAACTGGAAATGATGAAAGTAGCTGTTTATAACGAAAAAGAAAGACATATcacaatttttcttaaaatttgcattttttaacaataattttgaatattttttcaggaattttatGTATCGTAAAATATCTTATTGTTAATTTATTCTAGATGATATTTGCTACAAATCCACGCAATCAGTTTAGAAAAACAGTAATGAAATTGATATTTCcagatgaattaaaaaaaaatatatagaaaatatacatttttaaatgatGTTGGATATTGGAGACATGTTTAGGAAACTCAAAACTAATTAATTTTAGTGAGATGTTTGATACTACATCTTCGGTGGCCATGGATCATTACCTTGTTCCGGTACATATTCAAAAACCGGTATAATTTTTCTTTCTAGTGCTTCTTGAATCATAAAATCGGTTTAATTTTCGCAAAGCTATGAacatttgaattttcacaaaaattgccTGTTCCGATCATTTTGTCCAACCCCTGTTACAGTACTTggtacaaaaactttaaaatgagaaaaaatagaaGATCTTGAGGACCAGTTTCACATTTAGACTGACAGTGTTATACAAAGGCCCCATAGCTCAGTTGGTTAGAGCGTCGTGCTAATAACGcgaaggtcgtgagttcgatcctctctggagccaagaatttattttgttgttttgattgctttgaatttgaaaaaaatgctggtTTATTTCGAAAACGGATGCATATAAACatataaattattcaaattcaataatttacgATAAATAGCTGTATTGTTAACAAGGTTTCTTGGCATGAGACATGATTCAAGGAATGAGAATGTCACTAGTTTCCGACTATCCGATTCCGGTTCTAGTCGTCATCGTCCTCTTCGTCACCTTCGGCATCCTTTGGGGCGGTTTCTaagaaataaacaaatttcCCGTGTTACTCGCAACACCCGCAGAACCAAACAGTTCCCAATAAATTATACCTTTTTGGGGGGCGTTTTTCTCGTCCTCCAGCAGCTGGGTGAGCGTCGCGTTCGACGACTCTTTGGCCGCTTTCAACGATTTGATCAGATCTCCGATGGTGGTTCCGTCGACGGTTTCCTCCAACTTTGTGGCGGCCGCGTTGCGAGTCACTTCGAACAAAATTTGCGCCATTgcgagagggtaattttctgaTGGAATTGGAACTATTGAGGAAGAGTCAACTTAACACGCACGTTCTGGCAGAGGGAATAAATGAGTGTTtatcaacagcaacagcaataaCAACAGAAAGTGACAGCCGGTCTGTTGATTAACGTAGGGGAGAATGGGGAGAGTGGGTACTTTAGTTCAAAATGGAtttatggagtttttttttttttttgaaaaggtcaaataaaccaaatttctagtttttgctttatgggtgttttttgaaaccgccttgagtcaggggtattaaaaaacacccaaaaagcaaaaactgaaaatttggtttatttgacctttttttaaaaaaaaactataaatttagtctaataattttagtttttgttaattttttatcatGCATATATTGTTTTGTAATTATGATTTgacatttaattcaattttaaaataatcacctaatgaaaatgtttgtgacaCTATAATGATATAATGTACTCTATGGctatcgatcttctcgatatcaatattgctcccgCTGTCAATAAATTGCTCAGTcacttcaaatagattgctttgatttttcgttcaataactcccgctctcgacggttccttcaatatcgacaacgagagagtccactgaaTTAAATATCATACAgaacagactcgattatccgtaggccttggaaaaatttcacttcggataatccaaacttcggataatcaaatcacgaaaaaaaatgaaaaaatacgcaaaatatatttttatgttcgtgattcggttatccaaagtcccatacaaaccttaggatgatcgaacttcggataatcgagtctggactgtatttataTTATAACATGATTGAGGAGGAATTGGAGTAGGgttttttaaccattagtggagccgaagcacatttttcacaaattttcaatattttaagcactttttcataaccctttgtacaaaacaatgaaaactgaagtcttttgaacaattttgactatttgtttcatcattttatttgtttttgagcagaaaaatagccattggAAATGGAATTTTTTTGCCTATTATGGACCCCTTTtttctatagtggacccgggtccataatccgattgtggagcCGGGTCAACTATAtgcaaactgttttttttataccaaatttaaccgatatttgatgttttgatgcatggtgtacagtatgtaaaaaaagtatttacaccccttgggcactatgcacattttgtgatgaaacatgtaaaaaaattaaagtttgacaggaacctagtactacgttttgttcagaaactcatgccaaacattttgctacaaaaagctcatgaaaagatgatttctataaaaagttatataacaaatactattacgaaaataaaaaggtgcaaaagtttgtacacctttcgaaaaattaacataaataatgttatttgttgacaaatcaccataaatccagtctcccaactccaaataggcatccttgactgattcaaaaaataatttggattgaatataaagtttactaactacttagtataaaagtttatataactctggaaattctatataaaacttatctaaaattaattttgcaaacttttaattcaactaaatgtcaatatattaccatagaattgctaaataaacattttggagtgggtataacaccgttttgggggtatttgtatcgatagaatagatttttcgttggaatttcgtaccaacccggaattacgtcgtaggaaaatccgccggcatccgaaccggtccacgattcacaagtcaacctatgtggaatcggaaagggcataaaatttccgatcttttgatacccatacatctaggttttctataaaacctacgtttttaaataccagggcaaaagtaagtttgatccacgagaacaaaattacgaaattccatacatttttggcaggttgctcaaacgaaaccataacaacgtttttgcttaggtatttaaaaacgtgggttttatagaaaacctggatgtatgggtatcaaaagatcggaaattgtatgccctttctgatgccacagaggttgacttgtgaattgaggaccggttcagatgccggcggattttccgacgacgtaattccgggttggtacgattccaacgaaaatctattctatcgatacaaataccccaaaacggtgttatacccactccaaaatgtttatttagcaattctatggtaatatattgacatttatttgaattaaaagtttgcaaaattaagtttagataagttttatatagaatttcagagttatataaacttttatactaagtagttagtaaactttatattcaatccaaattattttaatcagtcaaggatgcctatttggagttgggagactggatttatggtgatttgtcaacaaataacattatttatgttaatttttcgaaaggtgtacaaacttttttgcacctttttattttcgtaatagtatttgttatataacttttatagaaatcatcttttcatgagctttttgtagcaaaatgtttggcatgagtttctgaacaaaacgtagtactaggttcctgtcaaactttaaattttttacatgtttcatcacaaaatgtgcatagtgcccaaggggtgtaaatactttttttacatactgtaggtcTAATAATAGATataacacagtccaacaagattttgtctctgagacgcgtatatgtgttcctagtagaattttgcctgctgaatccgaatccgggtccagatggtcccaattttgagatacacccgtttgaaatgtaagtttaggccaaaattagctactttgtcgactattttacaaaagaaatattgaataaacaactaaaccaatacatgtatcttatagttcacgttttcccctttctgaaacacccctggtttttaaaatttgattgtttctacgcatatttatagccattttaaaattatattttcagttggttctcattcaagtttttccaacttgcatgcaagctaaattatgctgggatatcaataataaaaatcaaaaatgctttgcagaacgttaaataagtatgtctcggtaatctaattgatcatatttcatgtaattttgtctgctgaatccattcctatcattagattttttcaaaaaggtcagctttttaagtaaaaattgaattttcgatgatttttttcaaaataaaatctattttatgctaaagtatgactcagagatgtctaaatgtcgatgtctcgtcagtcaaattgatcatttttaatgtatttttgtctgctgaatccattcccatcattggattttttcaaaaaggccagctttttgagtaaaaatagtattttcgatgattttttcaaataaaatctattttatgagcaattctctttgaaatcggccgataacgaccatttttatttgttgtatttttttatttttctcaaactttgtgggggccttcccttcgaccaaagaagctattttgtgccattggttcacccatacaagtctccaaccaattttggcagctgtccatacaaaaatggtatgtaaaaatttaaacagctggaacttttgagtgaattttctgatcaatttggcgtcttcggcaaagttgtaggtattgttgaggactattgagaaaaaaaggtacacggaaaaaaaatgccgaattctttattatcatttttttacaattactcGAATTCCCAAAACAcgtagttattttttattttcgacaatttttgattagttttagaggacaaaaaaccccattttttgagccatagagaagtgccgtgttatgaatttttgaaaaggcagtaatttttgaaaaaaaagcaaatatcatacaaaacaaaatttgacctatttttatgttaaattaaatttgcaatcgaaaagtacagatttttaataaacgGCTCCGTTTTTAATATATAGCcactcaaacattcaatataacgcccttttaaaatgttagtcttgatttttttttgaaaattttgtttttgaatagatCGGAATTTTTaccaatgttttatattttaacattgaaaatcggaacataagttgctgagatatcgacattataaaatTGTGGGGTTTTTGGGGAAGATTTATACACACTCAATTTTCCTCTTTCTTTtgtttaaaccgctgtatctcagcaaccagaggtcaaaTATTCTATGTCTCTTTcacaatttcataaaaaatcaaaaaaaggtgTTTCATGATAACTGggaaatcaaaaattgattctCGCGGTACGTTTAGTTTTAAGTAAACACTGTTAAAAATCCCACAATAAAAACAACATAATGTACACAAACATACAATGGTGACTTAACATTATTGAAAGAATTCGAACTGTACTAAAAATGCGAACTTCTACAGAACCTTCTATTTAGTAAGTATTGCTAAAATTCACAGGAAGTAGCTTCTTCTTGCAGCAGACTTGGCCGAATGGCTACGCTGtctgctttgtaagcggatgatcatgggtttgattcccatctACTAcagccttccatcggatggggaagtaaaacgtcgataCCGGCCTTagatgttgttaggccgttaagtcattccaggtgtgggaGTCGTAACCCAGAGGTCGTCAGCTAGAACCCTGAAGtcgaaggttccttggagtagaaagaggtttaaGTGCTTTCCcgttcaagcctttggactcctaggttcgagcagaaactccCCCCTTCCCCCCTTTTAGACCCAGTTAAAGAAATGTTACAggcattacattttttaaaaggccAAAAAATACCCTAATGCGTTACACTAGTTTATACTCTTTTTGAGCCTGACAATTAAATGGTTCTCTGAttagtacaaattttaacctctaatgtaggggagtgtggggtaatttggacaccctaaggaaattgctctgtcacgggctgtatggatattttaaagaaatgtggatgacaccagaggataatagagaccatatttgatggaaaaatgtcatttatttcgataaattttgatgaaaaccccatttttatcgcaaaacttaaaaggtgtccaaattacccccacatttttgtgtgggggtaatatggacacccctatggggtaatttggacatgccttgtggggtaatttggacatgccttgtggggtaatatggacataccttgtggggtaatatgaacaccttttgaggggtaatttggacacatgttgaagaataagtttaacattagattttttgagcatgttttttatccttcaacctggttttgtaattgctttatattttgaagtgttgttttgctcacaatatttcatcaaaggtttaaataatgattttgtgatagaactataattcaataggaagataacaaatagttcagtgtagtatacataattaaatcattaatactgaaatgatttaaacattgattctggataaggcacaagtatagtttttagtgattacggtatcgtttatgtttatataaatcaatctttatatagaatttattagcctgaaaaaaacattttttttaaattttacattctgtagcccttcaaatttaaatattattgtaaaccagcatagaaatcaGAAATGTcatagaaattaattaaaagcaattaacattagagtcttgttgaacgccaaatgtacagtaatcagattttcatcaattcgaatattggaataaatttatctaaattaaaaaataggggttttgtgtaggatctcattgctcacattccgttttgattgttttgacatattaaatccctttaaatttatctaaatcgctttaaaagctcatccaaccatgaaagttacttttttgttgcctgacaggtagactttcaggtatgtccaaattaccccacaagccatgtccaaattacccccatagcatgttctatcataaattgcaatttttgatgataaaaatggataaaatgcacaatttttaaacgtacatatctcaggcatcgtccaagcaacccccttaaacaaaaaatgtccactttttttgccatataacccctgcaaaaccttatttcctaaccttcaaatattagaatttaaggcagtgccaaccggcctttggaaacttttacatattataccaaaactacttaacctattccaacttttttggtttgtccttACTcttaggccattactagtactagccttatcacttaaattgccgttttcactttatatccgaagaaaacgtgatttttataggggtgtccaaattaccccccctgtccatattaccccaaactcccctacatGCAACACTAACCTATGAAAATAGCAAGATAGCATTTCACgctgaaattctgaaaaaacgcaCTTATTAAATCATTCTATGCCACGGTTTAACACCGAAAAAAACACTGCTAGATGAATTAatcttttgtaaaatgtttacatttttcatcaaacaaaacaaacacatttttgttTCATCTGTGTTTGTAAACATTGCCAGGATAGTGATGGTGTGTGTAATGATCTTACCAACACAAAGGCAATGTAAATGATTAATGATTTCAATGATGATTATGAAGAAGAAGATTAAGAAGAAGAAGCACAAATATATTTTGATCCGATTTCACCTTaagaatcttttaaaaatagatatttttagaaaaggtcactcatggtcgatattttttaaaataaaaaaactgcaaatatttcactaaaatcaaactttgggtGACTATATCATGAATACGGAttccttaatcaaaaaatctgtaaagtacttttcgattgcaaatcaaATTGAACATAAAAAGATCAGGTCGAATTTCGtgttgtatgaaaatttgattttttccaaaaatcacgttttttttcaaaaattcataacacggcggcagattttttgaccatacttctctatggctaaaaaaattgggtttttttgtcctctaaaacttatcaaaaattctcgaaaataaaaaaaaaactacgtgttttgggaatttgagtaattgtaaaaaaaatgataataaagaattcggcaatttttttccgtgtacctttttttctcaatagtcctcaacaatacctacaactttgccgaagacgccaaattgatcagaaaattcactcaaaagttccagctgtttaaatttttacataccatttttgtatggacagctgccaaaattggttggagacttgtatgggtgaaccaatggcacaaaatagcttctttggtcatagggaaggcccccacaaagtttgataaaaatataaaaaaaaaaaacaaataaaaatggtcgttatcggccgatttcaaagagaattgctcataaaatatattttattttgaaaaaaatcatctaaaattcaatttttactcaaaaagctggcctttttgaaaaaaatccaatgatgggaatggattcagcagacaaaaatacattaaaaatgatcaatttgactgacgagacatcgacatttagacatctctgagtcatactttagcataaaatagattttattttgaaaaaaaatcatcgaaaattcaatttttacttaaaaagctgacctttttgaaaaaatctaatgataggaatggattcagcagacaaaattacatgaattagattaccgagacatacttatttaacgttctgcaaagcatttttgatttttattattgatatcccagcaTAATTTGGCTtacatgcaagttggaaaaacttgaatgagaaccaactgaaaatataattttaaaatggctataaatatgcgtagaaacaatcaaattttaaaaaccaggggtgtttcagaaaggggaaaacgtgaactataagatacatgtattggtttagttgtttattcaatagttcttttgtaaaatagtcgacaaagtagctaattttggcctaaacttacatttcaaacgggtgtatctcaaaattgggaccatctggacccggattcggattcagcaggcaaaattctactaggaacacatatactcgtctcagagacaagaaacatttgattttttgttgaactgtgtaatgaataaaagatggattttgctcacttttcatgataaacaaatatgttttgttaacaaatttggctttaaacaacaacaaaaacctaAAAGACATTTAAAAAGATCAGagtaaacgtttcaaaaaccactgtaaacataaaaataatttaaaaaaagtcattttgatgcacattttttcatattaattacataaatggttgaccgaaactaaacaatagatttgtttacagttgctgataaaaccacgcatgtttatttaaaaaatgttttgttcttgatttattattataaaatataatttcaaactgcaattacgatgcttcagttaagtttaATTGACTATAGTTTgattaattatgattttttacggcttcagcatttttggtacttttaacatgaaaacagctatatttatactcacaattgaaaaaatatgcgtttaggttgattacaacaagcatttattgtatatttaagagaaacttttgcttaaatacatagttttcttcatttttgaaggtttaattaacaggggtccacttttggaaaagtttgcattttcgttgtcctatattggaccccctaatttttgctcgaacatgagcaattcttcgctttattttagtaaagttccttaaaattgcattatttcgacttgctgaagttaaataatcagtcaaaaaatgattgaatagttaattcaatcataaaatataaaagcagttttgttgtgaaaatgctagtggccatggctgatttcaaatgtcgaactcaaaacacttattttggtgaaaaagacaattcaatatcagtcaacattgttttaaatgatgctgaacatgtcaaataaaagatttgtagacaacaacacgcttgaaattgtgattttattgattttttcatcgaaaacccTTCATTATAGggaaggggtccactaatggataacgtaccctattcaaatttcccataaaaaattGAGTGCCTATTTAAATGTTGTACATAGTTAACAGTTGGCAGAAATACTAAATGGATCCTGCTCAATATATTATTGTtgtaatttgcaatattttacaaaatgttgcaacattttttaatattcaattcaattcagttttattGGTGCATTATCCAATtacaatttgtaaattttgctgaaattgttacagttttttaatatttaagcatgagatttttgtttacctCCTTTTTTTAACCCCCTACTGCACAATTATTTCTCGTATCTGAAgttaattttaacaaatatttgttcTAGGGAAAACTTAATATTCTTATTAAAGcatttgtttcataaaatttaaaccaatgGGAATAACCATGATTAAATAACTAATataactaagtttttttttgtgcccagttttttttcgaatttatttatttttcccgtgttcaggaggtcattttttgcaacttttgttctacaaaaacttttttttctttgttttatatgtttgttgtttagttttgaagtattttaatttgcattaaattttttcttgtttagtttatgtttgtttttgatagtatttggcctaatctaccacctcctatcatccTACCTTTTGaatttctagttttttcatgttttacagtTACTTTTTAATTGTCTTTTACatgttttccacattttccgctacagaatgatcaaaatcaaattattcgctctacagcattgccttggcgttctcgattgcgaggttcctaatcgaaactaggtgtccgaaggtttgacctctttttacaccttagcatttaaattgttaaaaaatgcatagaggcatagtctggagactacaaaaaatactgcataaatacttatttttacaaaaatataggaaatgttagtaaaaagcaCAGTTgactcctaaaaaaaaaatacatttttcaaaacattgccaAAATCAtataaacaagttaaacttccaaccctaaaattttctaaaatttaaagagttcttcaatgctttttgaagattcaaaatttactctagaatttttaattgctttttgaaaatcaaatctTGGATTAATGTGAAGATTTAACTGTTCAAggtaaattgatttttgttttcgaatttattccattacaattttatcaatttttaaaatgatttatgaatacattttttatgtatttctattgttttgatgaatttatatgagtttttttgtcttaaataaacaaaatagaacaaaatatgTGTGTGTTGGTTTTGAAAcgcaaccgaaaaaaaacatcaaaattgtggtcattttatatatttgaatATAAGCAAATCTTAATCGATTAAAATATGGAAATTCGACAAAACCACTACAAACCTAGCCTTCAACCCACATTTCAGTTTCAAATTAGTCCGAATGATAATTTACCGCATGCGCTTTTCAACGCACATGTCTTGTCTTGGAAACCGAAATTTGTTTatcgctgtttttttttccaataagaCGCTCATTTTCCATCTTACCTTCGCGAAAAAAATGTCAAGCGGCCTGGAAGTCGAGCGAAAGCGATCCGAATCTTCCGAAAGCGACGATGGCAGCGAGTACACGatcggtaacttttttttaataagcctAACTGATAAATACGTTCAATATGATTTACATTTACAAATACCACATTTCAGCTTCAACGAACGATTCGTTCAGCTGTGCCAGCACGAGACCGCGCCCAAAGTTTAACGAGATCGAAAGCGCCATCATCAACTCGGTGATCGAGGAAACCATCTTCAAGCTGATCATCGTCAACATGGAGGACGATCAGGGCAGTACGCCGATCGCGAAGAAACCTCCGATGCACGTGCGGTTCGATCCGAGCTACAAGAACAAGAACGAAAACCAGTCGATGGAGGTCGCGATGGGAATGATGATACTGGTCAAGCTGAAGAACGACATGTGAGTAACCTGAGTCTGATTAATGTTTCTGACTGATGATCACAATCCTAAAACTAGATCAAATCTGCGCAAGCTGCTGTCGGACACGCACGTGGAGATGGCCGAGTACGGAACGTTCGAAACGCTGCAAACCTTCATGGACAACGACATCCAGAGCGAAAAGGAGGAACACCAGCTGATCCGGGACAGCATCCTGAACGACAAGAAGCTGAAGGTGCTGCAGGCCCGGCTGGACGGCGAAACGAAGGAAAAGCGAAGTCTGCTGAAGCAGTTGGATGACGAGATCTTCGACTTGGAAACACGGGCCCAGGAAACCAAGGTGGAAAACGACGTCAAGTCACGGCTGGTGCAAAAGTGGGAAGCCACCCGGCACGAGCAGGCGCAATTTGTG from Culex quinquefasciatus strain JHB chromosome 3, VPISU_Cqui_1.0_pri_paternal, whole genome shotgun sequence includes:
- the LOC6039693 gene encoding dynein regulatory complex protein 9, coding for MSSGLEVERKRSESSESDDGSEYTIASTNDSFSCASTRPRPKFNEIESAIINSVIEETIFKLIIVNMEDDQGSTPIAKKPPMHVRFDPSYKNKNENQSMEVAMGMMILVKLKNDISNLRKLLSDTHVEMAEYGTFETLQTFMDNDIQSEKEEHQLIRDSILNDKKLKVLQARLDGETKEKRSLLKQLDDEIFDLETRAQETKVENDVKSRLVQKWEATRHEQAQFVIENKENGLLNSSKKTRDDIDRELRLKSEIDVYINYCIDQINDKISFWTDKYQREVKAFDADIARHRDHTAELKVKYEEMVILYKHREKEIKICAESRKEREKQMAFADMQLRSAIKIQAWWRGTMVRKGLGPFKKKKKSKPPKASKKGKKGK